The stretch of DNA CCCCGGCGACAACGTGTCGGGGTTCATGCCCAGGCACATCGAGCAACCGGCGAAGCGCCACTCGGCGCCGGCCTCCTTGAAGATCGTGTCGAGGCCCTCGGACTCGGCCTGCAGCCGCACGCGCGCCGAGCCGGGCACGACGAGCATCCGGACACCGTCGGCGACCTTGTGACCCTTGATCACGTCGGCGGCGGCGCGCAGGTCCTCGATCCGGCCGTTGGTGCACGACCCGAGGAAGACGGTGTCGACCCGGATGTCGCGCAGCGGCTGACCCGCGGTGAGTCCCATGTACTCCAGCGCGCGCTCGGCGGCGGTGCGCTCGCTCGGGTCGGCGAAGCTCGCCGGGTCGGGCACCTGCGAGCCGAGCGGTGCGCCCTGACCCGGGTTGGTGCCCCAGGTCACGAACGGGGTGAGCGTCGAGGCGTCGAGCACGACCTCCTTGTCGAAGACCGCGTCGTCGTCGGTGTAGAGCTCGCGCCAGGCGGCGACGGCGGCGTCCCACTCGGCACCGGTCGGGGCGTGCGGGCGGCCCTTCACGTACTCGAAGGTGACGTCGTCGGGGGCGACGAGACCGGCCCGCGCGCCCGCCTCGATCGACATGTTGCAGACCGTCAGGCGGCCTTCCATCGACAGGTTGCGGATCGCCTCGCCGCGGTACTCGATGACGTAGCCCTGACCGCCGCCGGTCCCGATCTCGGCGATGACCGCGAGGATGATGTCCTTCGCCGTCACGCCGACCGGCAGTGTCCCGTTCACGGTGACCGACATCGTCTTCGGCCGGTCGAGCGGGAGGGTCTGCGTCGCGAGCACGTGCTCGACCTGGCTGGTGCCGATGCCGAAGGCGAGGGCACCGAACGCGCCGTGGGTCGAGGTGTGCGAGTCGCCACACACGATCGTCATGCCGGGCTGGGTGATGCCCAGCTGCGGACCGACGACGTGGACGATGCCCTGGTCGATGTCACCGAGCGAGTGGATGCGCACACCGAACTCCGCGGCGTTGCGACGCAGCGCCTCGATCTGCGCGCGCGACACCGGGTCGGCGATCGGCTTGTCGATGTCAAGGGTCGGGGTGTTGTGGTCCTCGGTGGCCAGGGTGAGGTCCGGGCGGCGGACCGGGCGGCCGGCGGCCCGGAGACCGTCGAAGGCCTGCGGGCTGGTCACCTCGTGCACCAGGTGCAGATCGATGTACAACAGATCGGGCTCGTTCTCCGCACGACGTACGACGTGCGCGTCCCAGATCTTCTCGGCGAGGGTTCGCCCCATCCGGTCCTCCTCCGCAGCGGGCCGATCCGGCCCGGTGAACTCATCCCCCCGCCGAGTCGGCGGGGAATTTGCATCTCAGAATGCGAGACGGCAATATCAATCCATGGACAACGATAGCTCACCCGGTTTGGTCGATGCCAGCGGAGTTGGCGTGCTGGACAAGGCCGCCGCCGTCCTGAACGCCTTGGAGGCGGGACCGGCCACCCTCGCGTCCCTGGTGGCCGCGACCGGCCTCGCCCGCCCGACCGCGCACCGGCTGGCCGTCGCGCTCGAGCACCACCGGCTGCTCTCACGCGACATGCAGGGCCGGTTCGTCCTCGGCCCGCGCCTGGGTGAGCTCGCCGCCGCCGCGGGTGAGGACCGACTGCTCGCCGCGGCGCCCGCCGTGCTCGCGCACCTGCGCGACATCACCGGGGAGAGCGCGCAGCTCTACCGGCGTCAGGGTGATCACCGCATCTGCGTCGCGGCCGCGGAGCGTCTGTCCGGTCTGCGCGACACCGTGCCCGTCGGGGAGTCGCTGCCGATGACGGCCGGCTCCGCCGCGCAGGTGCTGCTCGCGTGGGAGGAGCCCGAGCGACTGCACCGCGGACTGCAGGGCGCGCGCTTCGAGGCAACGACGCTCGCCGCGGTGCGCCGCCGCGGGTGGGCGCAGAGCGTCTCCGAGCGCGAGGCCGGCGTCGCGTCGGTGTCCGCGCCCGTGCGCGGTCCGAGCAACCGCGTCGTCGCCGCCGTCTCCGTGTCGGGACCAATCGACCGGTTGAGCCGGCAGCCCGGGCGGCTGCACGCCGCCGCCGTCACCGCCGCGGCCGAGAAGCTCACCGAGGTGCTGCGCCGCGCGGCGGGCGGCGACCTCTCCCCCGCCCCGGAACGCACACCCACCCGTCCGGTCGGCCGTCGACCCGCGCGACCGGGTCGGGCTGGGGGCCGCTGATGCCGGGGCCGCAGGAGCCGACCGGGCAGGCACTGTCACGCGAGACGCTCGCGGTCGTCGCGGGCCGGCCGGACCGCACCCCGGACG from Sporichthya brevicatena encodes:
- a CDS encoding IclR family transcriptional regulator, yielding MDNDSSPGLVDASGVGVLDKAAAVLNALEAGPATLASLVAATGLARPTAHRLAVALEHHRLLSRDMQGRFVLGPRLGELAAAAGEDRLLAAAPAVLAHLRDITGESAQLYRRQGDHRICVAAAERLSGLRDTVPVGESLPMTAGSAAQVLLAWEEPERLHRGLQGARFEATTLAAVRRRGWAQSVSEREAGVASVSAPVRGPSNRVVAAVSVSGPIDRLSRQPGRLHAAAVTAAAEKLTEVLRRAAGGDLSPAPERTPTRPVGRRPARPGRAGGR
- the leuC gene encoding 3-isopropylmalate dehydratase large subunit encodes the protein MGRTLAEKIWDAHVVRRAENEPDLLYIDLHLVHEVTSPQAFDGLRAAGRPVRRPDLTLATEDHNTPTLDIDKPIADPVSRAQIEALRRNAAEFGVRIHSLGDIDQGIVHVVGPQLGITQPGMTIVCGDSHTSTHGAFGALAFGIGTSQVEHVLATQTLPLDRPKTMSVTVNGTLPVGVTAKDIILAVIAEIGTGGGQGYVIEYRGEAIRNLSMEGRLTVCNMSIEAGARAGLVAPDDVTFEYVKGRPHAPTGAEWDAAVAAWRELYTDDDAVFDKEVVLDASTLTPFVTWGTNPGQGAPLGSQVPDPASFADPSERTAAERALEYMGLTAGQPLRDIRVDTVFLGSCTNGRIEDLRAAADVIKGHKVADGVRMLVVPGSARVRLQAESEGLDTIFKEAGAEWRFAGCSMCLGMNPDTLSPGERSASTSNRNFEGRQGKGGRTHLVSPLVAAATAVTGHLSSPADLAAAK